The proteins below are encoded in one region of Armatimonadota bacterium:
- the ilvN gene encoding acetolactate synthase small subunit, whose amino-acid sequence MQHTITALVENKPGVLARVSGLFARRGFNIESLAVSITDDPSVSRMTIVVGGDDTVLEQITKQLHKLIDVIKVVDYTDIPIVQRELAMIKVSAESTNRAEIMQMVDIFRAKIIDISDKTFTIEVTGSVDKVDAMENLLEGYGIRELVRTGRIAMMRGARTP is encoded by the coding sequence ATGCAGCATACGATTACCGCTTTGGTCGAGAATAAGCCCGGTGTGCTGGCTAGAGTCTCCGGCCTGTTCGCCCGGCGCGGATTCAACATCGAATCGCTCGCGGTGAGTATTACGGATGATCCCTCGGTTTCCCGTATGACGATCGTCGTGGGCGGCGATGATACGGTACTGGAACAGATCACGAAGCAGCTTCACAAGCTGATTGACGTCATCAAAGTAGTTGACTATACGGATATTCCGATCGTGCAGAGGGAACTGGCGATGATCAAGGTCAGCGCCGAGAGCACGAACCGCGCCGAGATCATGCAGATGGTAGATATCTTTCGTGCGAAGATCATTGACATCAGCGACAAGACGTTCACGATCGAGGTGACCGGAAGTGTGGACAAGGTTGACGCGATGGAGAACCTGCTCGAAGGATACGGCATTCGCGAGTTGGTTCGCACTGGCCGCATAGCAATGATGCGTGGGGCACGAACGCCGTAG
- the ilvD gene encoding dihydroxy-acid dehydratase: protein MRSDVVKKGVERAPHRSLFKAMGYTSEELERPLIGICNSRNEIIPGHIQLGLITEAAKTGVRMAGGTPIEFGAIGVCDGIAMGHEGMKYSLASRELIADSIEVMAKSHAFDALVLVTNCDKIIPGMLMAAARLNIPTIVVSGGPMMAGRFRGRDISLTQMFEGIGSVIAGRMSEADLEEMEEAACPGCGSCAGMFTANSMNCLTEALGMGLPGNGTIPAVSAARVRLAKKAGMAVMGLVEKGIKPRDIMTPDAFENALAVDMALGCSTNTVLHVPAIAYEAGIDLNLDKFNEVSAKTPHLCSLSPGGPHHIQDLDEAGGVPAVMNELMKHGMLKNPDAVTATGLTVRENVGSRAIRRSDVIRSVEDPYHSQGGLAILRGNFAQGGCVVKQSAVAEEVLKFSGKARVFDSEDDAMAALRANDIEKGSVIIIRYEGPRGGPGMREMLTPTATVVGMGLDKDVVLITDGRFSGATRGGSIGHVSPEAAEGGNIALIRDGDTIDLDIPGKQLNVRLSDEVLEERRRSWTPREPKVKDGYLARYARYVTSAGTGAVVK from the coding sequence ATGAGAAGCGATGTTGTCAAGAAGGGTGTGGAGCGCGCGCCGCACAGGTCGCTGTTCAAGGCGATGGGCTACACCAGCGAGGAGTTGGAACGGCCGCTGATAGGTATCTGCAACTCCAGGAACGAGATTATTCCCGGCCATATACAACTGGGCCTGATCACTGAGGCCGCTAAGACCGGTGTTCGGATGGCCGGCGGTACTCCCATCGAGTTTGGCGCCATCGGCGTCTGTGACGGTATCGCGATGGGCCATGAGGGCATGAAGTACTCGCTTGCCTCTAGAGAGCTGATTGCGGATTCCATAGAGGTCATGGCTAAGTCCCATGCGTTCGATGCACTGGTGCTGGTCACCAACTGCGACAAGATCATCCCAGGCATGTTGATGGCTGCGGCCAGGCTGAACATACCGACCATAGTTGTCAGCGGCGGTCCGATGATGGCGGGGCGGTTTCGCGGCAGGGATATCTCGCTCACTCAGATGTTCGAGGGGATCGGCTCAGTCATCGCCGGCAGGATGAGCGAAGCCGATCTGGAGGAAATGGAGGAAGCTGCCTGTCCCGGGTGCGGTTCGTGCGCGGGCATGTTTACGGCGAACTCTATGAACTGCCTGACGGAAGCGCTCGGAATGGGCCTGCCTGGCAACGGCACGATTCCCGCTGTCAGTGCCGCTCGGGTCAGGCTGGCGAAGAAAGCCGGCATGGCCGTTATGGGTTTGGTCGAGAAGGGCATCAAGCCGCGAGATATCATGACGCCCGACGCATTCGAGAACGCGCTCGCCGTTGACATGGCTCTCGGCTGCTCGACGAACACGGTTCTCCACGTACCCGCGATTGCGTATGAGGCGGGCATCGATTTGAACCTCGACAAGTTCAATGAGGTGAGTGCAAAGACGCCGCATCTCTGCAGCCTGAGCCCGGGCGGACCGCACCACATCCAGGACCTGGACGAAGCCGGCGGCGTGCCGGCGGTCATGAATGAGCTCATGAAGCACGGCATGCTGAAAAACCCGGATGCAGTAACCGCGACTGGTCTTACAGTGAGGGAGAATGTAGGCAGCCGTGCTATCCGCCGGTCGGACGTCATCCGATCAGTCGAGGATCCATATCACTCACAGGGTGGTCTGGCGATCCTCCGCGGCAACTTCGCGCAGGGTGGCTGCGTTGTGAAGCAGTCCGCCGTGGCGGAGGAGGTGCTGAAATTCTCCGGTAAGGCGCGCGTCTTTGACTCCGAGGATGATGCTATGGCGGCGTTGCGGGCAAACGATATCGAGAAGGGATCGGTCATCATCATCCGCTACGAGGGTCCCAGAGGCGGTCCGGGTATGCGGGAGATGCTGACTCCGACGGCGACCGTCGTCGGAATGGGTCTCGACAAGGACGTGGTGTTGATTACCGACGGACGGTTCTCGGGCGCGACGAGGGGCGGCTCGATCGGACACGTCTCCCCGGAGGCAGCTGAGGGAGGGAACATCGCTCTTATCCGCGACGGTGACACGATTGACCTGGACATACCCGGCAAGCAGTTGAACGTTCGGCTCTCTGATGAAGTGCTCGAGGAGCGACGCCGGTCATGGACGCCTCGCGAGCCGAAGGTCAAGGACGGCTACCTGGCGAGGTATGCCAGGTATGTTACGTCTGCGGGCACCGGTGCGGTGGTCAAGTAG
- the ilvC gene encoding ketol-acid reductoisomerase encodes MAKAYYDKDANLDALKGKTVAIIGYGSQGHAQAQNLRDSGVNVVVSDLPGTANWEQAIKDGFTPMSAAEASEKGDIIQILTEDEVQPRVYRAEVEPNLSGGKTLLFSHGFNIHFGQIVPPANVDVIMVAPKGPGHLVRRVYTEGAGVPALIAIQQDASGKAKDTALAYAKGIGATKVGVLETTFKEETETDLFGEQAVLCGGCTALVQAGFETLVEAGYQPEIAYFECLHELKLIVDLMYEGGMSYMRYSISNTAEYGDYSRGPRVVNEETKDEMWEILREIQSGEFAKEWILENQANRPVFNAARRDAKEHMIEAVGAQLREMMPYLKK; translated from the coding sequence ATGGCAAAGGCATACTACGACAAGGATGCCAATCTGGATGCATTGAAGGGCAAGACGGTAGCCATCATCGGCTACGGTAGCCAGGGGCATGCCCAGGCTCAGAACTTGAGAGACAGCGGCGTGAACGTTGTCGTGAGTGATCTTCCCGGCACCGCGAACTGGGAACAAGCGATCAAGGACGGCTTCACGCCGATGAGTGCGGCCGAGGCGTCGGAGAAGGGTGACATCATTCAAATCCTTACCGAGGACGAGGTTCAGCCGAGGGTCTACAGGGCCGAAGTCGAGCCGAACCTGTCCGGTGGCAAGACGCTGCTGTTCTCGCACGGCTTCAACATCCACTTCGGGCAGATCGTTCCCCCGGCGAATGTTGACGTCATCATGGTCGCACCGAAGGGTCCCGGCCATCTGGTGCGGCGGGTCTATACAGAGGGTGCCGGCGTCCCTGCTCTGATCGCTATCCAGCAGGATGCGAGCGGTAAGGCCAAGGACACTGCTCTCGCCTATGCAAAGGGAATCGGCGCCACAAAGGTCGGAGTGCTTGAGACCACCTTCAAGGAAGAGACCGAGACCGATCTCTTCGGGGAGCAGGCGGTCCTCTGCGGTGGATGCACCGCTCTCGTTCAGGCGGGTTTCGAGACGCTGGTCGAGGCCGGTTACCAGCCGGAGATCGCGTACTTCGAGTGCCTGCATGAGCTAAAGCTCATCGTTGACCTCATGTACGAGGGTGGCATGAGCTACATGAGGTATTCGATCAGCAATACCGCTGAGTACGGCGATTACTCCCGCGGTCCGCGTGTCGTGAATGAGGAGACCAAGGACGAGATGTGGGAAATCCTCAGGGAGATACAGAGTGGCGAGTTCGCAAAGGAATGGATTCTCGAGAACCAGGCCAACCGCCCGGTCTTCAACGCGGCGCGCAGAGACGCGAAGGAGCACATGATCGAGGCAGTCGGCGCCCAGCTCCGCGAGATGATGCCCTACCTGAAGAAGTAG
- a CDS encoding DUF4091 domain-containing protein, protein MLVAIILLVSMCAPCAAGSFTPPVLLVRRAPAPGPEFHRLTSDGRTARELPWTLDKQAPSVSGLTNLRYKGLATARTDIALTYDDQCLYVRFDCADDLDPVAAQSDHDGPVWRDDSVEIFLDPRLNGRSVFHLITNSRLAKYEEQGRPGNPTSWDGPWEVSPRQVDDGWSVIAVIPFRSLGVPAPKPGDTWGANLGRNDRPQGEMSSWSPALGQFAEPEWFGRIVFAGSQAPIITVSPPDIGAPGRYAVTTRISNAAGESLPIRAEVLVDGRPLHQPKPLTFTAREGDSEWRFDVDYRIEGRHKLSLQYADHQGALLTRTPPLAVDVAPHLTRLSRLTEIVRGLPETHRDDARPLLMRLALLRAAARKVGADRQRWAEFGTRLSAMEPEITLARLTCADKHGSGYAIGTETALRKLLRHEFFDGEIGQPLRMSAARNEFESAQLIVMPYLADLKQVVLSVSPLAGPKGAVIPADRVTLDLVEYVRTCEPKYDVDYVGLWPDPLMPMRPFDVPKNGIQPVWVTVHPSDQTTAGVYTGTITVRPANAPEFRVPIEVRVWDFSLPVQPRLKTAFALFEHEIGAWYGCMTDEIKRNYYAFMLDHRLNVVNIYSNAPLPRKDDMPFCVERGQNFLTLAYTHNKDQEDRDELAATIREYETFLKSNGWWNMASIYGFDEVKPDKFGELRDMYGWVKKEFPDLPRMCTVAPTDELKGSVDIWVPLTSNYIENDAREFEKAGDKVWWYVCCVPPHPYPNFFIDYPAIDQRIVFWMNWKYRIPGFLYYAVNLWEVNRKSRERWPEVEWNTLSFDEYNGDGQLIYPGPDGKPVSSIRLECIRDGIEDYEYFAILQDRVAEAGPYADRSTLDSARELLLIDDDIVGSPSDYTLDPRPILDARTHAAELIERLAR, encoded by the coding sequence ATGCTGGTCGCAATCATCCTGCTGGTTTCCATGTGCGCTCCCTGCGCGGCCGGGAGCTTCACGCCGCCGGTCTTGCTCGTGCGCAGAGCGCCGGCACCCGGTCCGGAGTTCCACCGCCTGACATCAGATGGCCGAACAGCAAGGGAACTGCCATGGACGCTGGACAAACAGGCACCATCCGTGTCGGGCCTCACCAACCTGCGCTACAAGGGACTGGCGACGGCACGGACCGATATCGCGCTGACCTATGACGACCAATGCCTCTACGTCCGTTTCGACTGCGCGGACGATCTCGATCCGGTAGCCGCACAGAGCGACCACGACGGTCCAGTTTGGCGCGACGACTCCGTAGAGATCTTCCTCGACCCCAGACTCAATGGCAGGTCCGTCTTCCATCTGATCACCAACTCCAGGCTGGCCAAGTATGAGGAGCAGGGCAGGCCCGGCAATCCGACCTCGTGGGACGGACCGTGGGAGGTCAGCCCTCGGCAGGTTGATGACGGGTGGAGCGTCATCGCCGTCATACCTTTCCGATCTCTGGGCGTACCGGCACCCAAACCCGGTGACACCTGGGGCGCGAACCTCGGGCGGAACGACCGTCCCCAGGGCGAGATGAGTTCATGGTCGCCGGCGCTCGGGCAATTTGCTGAGCCGGAGTGGTTCGGTCGGATCGTATTCGCGGGTTCGCAGGCACCGATAATCACCGTCTCACCACCAGATATCGGCGCACCGGGCAGATATGCGGTTACGACGCGAATATCGAATGCCGCAGGGGAGTCTCTCCCGATCCGTGCCGAGGTGCTGGTAGACGGCAGGCCGCTGCATCAGCCGAAGCCGTTGACGTTCACAGCTCGTGAAGGCGATAGCGAGTGGAGGTTCGACGTTGACTACCGCATCGAAGGCAGGCACAAGCTCAGCCTGCAATATGCCGATCACCAGGGAGCGTTGCTGACGCGTACCCCACCGCTCGCGGTAGACGTTGCGCCCCATCTCACCCGATTGAGCAGGCTTACGGAGATCGTCCGGGGGCTGCCAGAGACCCACCGAGACGATGCGAGGCCACTGCTCATGCGTCTCGCCCTCCTCCGGGCCGCAGCCAGGAAGGTTGGTGCAGACCGACAGAGATGGGCCGAGTTCGGGACGAGACTGAGCGCGATGGAGCCTGAGATCACACTGGCACGCCTCACCTGCGCCGACAAACACGGCTCAGGGTATGCGATCGGCACTGAGACGGCGCTTCGCAAGCTGCTCAGGCACGAGTTCTTCGACGGAGAAATCGGCCAGCCGTTGCGGATGTCCGCCGCGAGGAACGAGTTCGAGAGCGCGCAACTGATCGTCATGCCTTACCTCGCCGACCTGAAGCAGGTCGTGTTGTCCGTGTCCCCGCTGGCGGGTCCGAAAGGAGCGGTGATCCCGGCCGACCGGGTGACTCTCGACCTCGTTGAGTACGTCCGGACTTGCGAGCCGAAGTACGATGTGGACTACGTGGGTCTGTGGCCCGATCCCCTCATGCCGATGAGGCCGTTCGATGTGCCGAAGAACGGGATTCAGCCCGTATGGGTGACAGTTCACCCGTCCGACCAGACGACAGCCGGTGTCTACACCGGCACGATCACCGTCAGACCCGCCAATGCGCCGGAGTTCCGCGTACCGATCGAAGTCAGAGTCTGGGACTTCTCGCTGCCCGTACAGCCCCGACTCAAGACGGCGTTCGCCCTCTTCGAGCACGAGATCGGGGCATGGTACGGCTGCATGACCGACGAGATCAAGCGCAACTACTACGCCTTCATGCTTGATCACCGGCTGAATGTGGTGAACATCTACTCCAACGCTCCTCTGCCGCGCAAGGACGACATGCCCTTCTGCGTGGAGCGCGGCCAGAACTTCCTGACGCTGGCATACACGCACAACAAGGACCAGGAGGACCGCGATGAGCTTGCCGCGACGATCCGCGAATACGAGACCTTCCTGAAGTCGAACGGCTGGTGGAATATGGCCTCGATCTATGGCTTCGACGAGGTCAAGCCGGACAAGTTCGGCGAGCTTCGAGACATGTACGGCTGGGTCAAGAAGGAGTTCCCGGACCTTCCGAGGATGTGCACCGTCGCGCCGACCGACGAGTTGAAGGGATCGGTTGACATCTGGGTGCCGCTGACCTCGAACTACATCGAGAATGACGCGCGGGAGTTCGAGAAGGCGGGCGACAAGGTCTGGTGGTACGTCTGCTGTGTCCCGCCTCATCCCTATCCGAACTTCTTCATCGACTACCCGGCCATTGACCAGCGCATCGTATTCTGGATGAACTGGAAATACCGTATCCCCGGATTCCTGTACTACGCGGTGAACCTGTGGGAGGTGAACCGGAAGTCCCGAGAACGCTGGCCGGAGGTGGAGTGGAACACTCTCTCCTTCGACGAGTACAACGGCGACGGGCAGCTCATCTATCCGGGGCCGGACGGGAAGCCAGTCAGCTCGATAAGGCTCGAGTGCATCAGGGACGGCATCGAGGACTATGAGTACTTTGCGATTCTTCAGGATCGTGTCGCAGAGGCCGGCCCGTACGCAGACAGGAGCACCCTGGATAGCGCGAGGGAACTCCTGCTCATAGACGACGATATCGTGGGTTCTCCGAGCGATTATACTCTCGATCCGCGGCCAATTCTCGACGCGCGTACGCACGCGGCCGAGCTGATCGAGAGGCTGGCCAGATAG
- a CDS encoding 2-isopropylmalate synthase: MARRIRIFDTTLRDGEQSAGASMNMEQKLEVARQLARLKVDVIEAGFAASSPGDFEAVRAIAETIKGPAIASLSRCRDQDIDASWEAVKAAKKPIIHTFIATSDVHVEKKLKKSREEVLDMAIRAVKRAKGYCELVEFSTEDAARTGLDYLCQVVEAVIDAGATTVNIPDTVGYAIPSEFGTMISSVFQRVPNIRKALISVHCHNDLGLAVANSLAAVQAGAGQVECTVNGIGERAGNAAMEEVVMALNTRPDLFGCTTGINTREICRASRLVSDVTGFAVQVNKAVVGRNAFAHEAGIHQDGVLKERTTYEIMDPASVGWTGSGLVLGRRSGKHAFEERLKSLGYHLNPKDLEKAFARFKEVADKKKEIFDEDLEAIVADEVYSMPETYQLQYMTVMTSLEGVPTATIKVLTQDGELMDCATGVGSVDAVYKTIDKIINVPHQLVDYIVKSVTGGTDALGEVTVKLGDGRNMYTGRGASLDIVEASAKAYIQAINKLVYYHAKRKGADHGPDDNPEDTRGSL, from the coding sequence GTGGCAAGGCGAATCAGGATCTTCGACACGACGCTGCGCGACGGAGAGCAGTCGGCCGGCGCCAGTATGAACATGGAACAGAAGCTGGAGGTGGCCCGGCAGCTCGCGCGCCTGAAGGTGGACGTCATCGAGGCGGGCTTTGCTGCTTCATCCCCCGGCGATTTCGAGGCCGTGAGGGCAATCGCAGAGACTATCAAGGGTCCGGCGATTGCCAGCCTGAGTCGCTGTCGCGACCAGGATATTGATGCTTCCTGGGAGGCGGTCAAGGCCGCGAAGAAGCCGATAATACACACTTTCATCGCAACATCAGACGTGCACGTCGAGAAGAAACTGAAGAAGTCGCGTGAGGAAGTGCTGGACATGGCTATTAGAGCCGTGAAGCGTGCGAAAGGGTACTGCGAACTGGTCGAGTTCTCGACCGAAGACGCGGCGCGCACGGGCCTTGACTACCTCTGCCAGGTCGTTGAGGCGGTGATTGACGCAGGTGCGACCACGGTGAACATCCCGGATACCGTGGGGTATGCGATACCGTCGGAGTTCGGCACGATGATCTCCTCCGTGTTCCAGCGCGTCCCGAATATCCGGAAGGCCCTGATCAGCGTTCACTGCCACAACGACTTGGGTCTGGCGGTTGCGAACTCGCTGGCCGCAGTTCAGGCTGGCGCTGGTCAGGTGGAGTGTACCGTCAATGGTATCGGCGAGCGCGCAGGCAACGCCGCTATGGAGGAAGTCGTCATGGCCCTGAACACCCGACCGGACCTGTTCGGCTGCACGACGGGCATCAATACTCGAGAGATATGCCGCGCCAGTCGTCTGGTCTCCGACGTAACAGGGTTCGCTGTGCAGGTCAACAAAGCTGTCGTCGGCAGGAACGCCTTTGCCCATGAGGCCGGTATCCATCAGGATGGCGTGCTGAAGGAGCGAACCACTTACGAGATCATGGATCCGGCAAGCGTCGGTTGGACGGGTAGCGGCCTGGTTTTGGGCAGGCGCTCAGGTAAGCATGCGTTCGAGGAACGGCTGAAATCGCTGGGCTACCATCTCAACCCGAAGGACCTCGAGAAGGCGTTCGCAAGGTTCAAGGAAGTCGCGGACAAGAAGAAGGAGATCTTCGACGAGGACCTGGAGGCGATAGTAGCCGATGAGGTCTACTCTATGCCGGAGACCTATCAGCTCCAGTATATGACTGTCATGACCAGTCTTGAGGGCGTCCCGACAGCCACCATAAAGGTGCTGACGCAGGACGGCGAACTTATGGACTGCGCGACCGGAGTGGGTTCGGTGGATGCGGTCTACAAGACCATAGACAAGATCATCAATGTGCCGCACCAACTCGTGGACTACATTGTGAAATCGGTCACCGGCGGCACGGATGCTCTCGGTGAGGTGACTGTCAAACTGGGCGACGGTAGGAACATGTACACTGGCAGAGGCGCCAGCCTCGACATCGTCGAGGCCAGCGCGAAGGCCTACATACAGGCGATCAACAAACTGGTTTACTACCACGCGAAAAGGAAGGGTGCCGACCATGGGCCAGACGATAACCCAGAAGATACTCGCGGCTCACTGTGA
- the ilvB gene encoding biosynthetic-type acetolactate synthase large subunit, with protein MLRLRAPVRWSSRLDWSTQPSPARLTLVWRNSLKVTGAQALIESLKHEGVDVIFGYPGGVMLPIYDCLFDCQGLRHVLVRHEQGGAHAADGYARATGKVGVCMATSGPGATNLVTGLATAYMDSVPMVAITGQVRTTALGKDAFQEADITGITMPITKHNYLLKSSADIPRVVAEAFHIARSGRPGPVLIDIPMDISTGVLDYKPVTNPDIPSYRPTTTGHPRQIVKASKAIAASERPVLYVGGGVISSNAAPEILALSERTHILVTTTLLGKGAIPETHPHSLGMLGMHGTAYANHAVADCDLLIAVGARFDDRVTGKLDRFATSAQVIHIDIDPVEIGKTVHVDIPIVGDCKCVLDALLKHVEARGETEWNRRITQWKQDYPLQYGDDGLYPQYVIERIWEATNGEAIVATEVGQNQMWAAQFYRCKYPRQFLSSGGLGTMGYGLPAGIGAKFGCPEREVFVIAGDGSIQMNIQEMMTAVENKIAVKVAILNNGFLGMVRQWQELFYDRRYSGVDMSGQPDFVKLAEAYGGVGMRIEKKEDVDVAIARALDVTERPVLMDFRVVQEENVFPMIPAGQSIEEMMVKDPR; from the coding sequence ATGTTACGTCTGCGGGCACCGGTGCGGTGGTCAAGTAGACTGGACTGGAGCACTCAGCCCAGTCCTGCTCGTCTGACTCTTGTCTGGAGGAACAGCTTGAAGGTAACCGGAGCGCAGGCACTGATAGAATCGCTGAAGCACGAAGGCGTTGACGTCATATTCGGGTATCCCGGCGGAGTCATGCTGCCGATATACGACTGTCTCTTTGACTGTCAGGGTCTCCGTCACGTGTTGGTACGCCACGAACAAGGCGGAGCGCACGCCGCTGACGGCTATGCCCGTGCCACCGGCAAGGTCGGCGTTTGCATGGCCACATCAGGACCCGGCGCGACGAATCTTGTCACCGGGCTGGCGACGGCGTACATGGACTCGGTCCCGATGGTCGCGATTACCGGGCAGGTCCGAACGACTGCTCTGGGCAAGGATGCCTTTCAGGAGGCGGATATCACGGGCATCACGATGCCCATCACAAAGCACAACTATCTGCTGAAGAGTAGCGCCGATATCCCGAGAGTCGTTGCCGAGGCGTTTCATATTGCACGAAGCGGCCGGCCCGGCCCTGTGCTCATTGACATACCGATGGATATCTCGACGGGCGTACTGGACTACAAGCCGGTTACGAATCCTGATATCCCTTCGTACAGACCGACCACCACCGGGCATCCAAGGCAGATCGTCAAGGCTTCAAAGGCGATTGCGGCGTCGGAGAGGCCGGTTCTATACGTCGGGGGAGGAGTGATATCTTCCAACGCCGCGCCGGAGATACTCGCACTCTCCGAGAGAACGCACATTCTCGTCACGACTACCCTGCTTGGCAAGGGAGCGATCCCGGAGACGCACCCTCACTCGCTCGGTATGCTCGGGATGCATGGAACAGCTTACGCGAACCATGCCGTGGCCGACTGCGATCTGCTGATTGCCGTCGGCGCGCGTTTCGACGACAGGGTGACCGGAAAGCTGGACCGCTTTGCCACGAGCGCCCAGGTTATCCATATAGATATCGACCCGGTCGAGATAGGTAAGACGGTACACGTAGATATTCCGATCGTCGGCGACTGCAAGTGCGTGTTGGATGCTCTTCTGAAGCACGTCGAGGCTCGCGGGGAGACCGAATGGAACAGGCGGATCACGCAGTGGAAGCAGGACTATCCTCTTCAATACGGCGACGACGGGCTCTATCCGCAGTATGTCATCGAGCGGATCTGGGAGGCGACGAACGGCGAGGCAATCGTCGCAACGGAAGTCGGTCAGAACCAGATGTGGGCTGCGCAGTTCTACCGCTGCAAGTATCCCAGGCAGTTTCTATCGTCGGGCGGGCTGGGCACGATGGGCTACGGCCTGCCCGCCGGTATCGGCGCGAAGTTCGGCTGTCCCGAAAGAGAGGTCTTCGTGATTGCCGGCGACGGAAGCATTCAGATGAACATTCAGGAGATGATGACGGCCGTCGAGAACAAGATCGCGGTCAAGGTCGCCATCCTGAACAATGGCTTTTTGGGAATGGTCCGCCAATGGCAGGAACTCTTCTACGACCGTCGCTACTCGGGAGTCGATATGTCCGGGCAGCCAGACTTCGTGAAGCTCGCGGAGGCATACGGCGGCGTCGGGATGCGCATCGAGAAGAAGGAAGACGTGGACGTTGCGATCGCCAGAGCTCTTGACGTCACCGAACGGCCCGTGCTGATGGATTTCCGCGTCGTACAGGAAGAAAACGTCTTCCCCATGATCCCGGCCGGGCAGAGCATCGAAGAGATGATGGTGAAGGACCCGAGGTAG
- a CDS encoding beta-galactosidase — protein MNDIPRPEHPRPDFERSAWQNLNGEWQFAIDDSRSGIEKGWSTGVEFPQRIIVPFCPESKLSGVAHTDFMNAVWYRRFFSLDDPLRGKRLLIHFGAVDYDARVWVNGQEVARHRGGYTPFSADITDALKDGENELVVYAEDDVRSNFQPSGKQSHQLNSYGCMYTRTTGIWQTVWLEAVSNTYASTITVWPDAANGRVTIEVGVDRPIAGVGLEVLVLSEGKEIAVGRVKQAGAQNTVTLDIREPVLWQPLQPFLYDLRIRLLDGEALVDEATSYFGLRDVRIEGDRVLINGKSVFQRLILDQSFWPQSIYTAPTDAELKADIERSIAYGYNGARMHQKVFEPRYLYWADKLGYIVWGEFPDWGCSVKHHAQSRENFLREWMESVLRDRNHPSIITWMPLNEAHSSGDRYAPVFFQELYTLTRTIDPSRPCIDASGYTHVVTDIWEVHDYDQDPKTFGERYAPFGENPNDETVSKNDRDHEPKYQGQPYMVSEYGGIWWNPGQTDGKAWGYGGRPASEQEFIERYVGLAKALLDNPHVAGLCYTQLTDVEQEVNGLYTYDRKPKFPPEVLRPALDRKAAIED, from the coding sequence ATGAATGACATACCTAGACCCGAACACCCCAGACCCGACTTCGAGCGGTCCGCCTGGCAGAACCTTAACGGCGAGTGGCAGTTCGCCATCGACGACTCGAGATCCGGCATCGAGAAGGGCTGGAGCACCGGCGTCGAGTTCCCGCAGCGGATCATCGTTCCGTTCTGCCCGGAGAGCAAACTATCCGGCGTCGCCCACACCGACTTCATGAACGCGGTGTGGTATCGCCGGTTCTTCTCTCTGGACGATCCGCTGCGCGGCAAGAGGCTGCTCATCCACTTCGGCGCGGTTGACTACGATGCCCGCGTTTGGGTCAACGGCCAGGAGGTCGCGCGGCATAGGGGCGGCTACACTCCGTTCTCCGCCGACATCACCGATGCGCTCAAGGACGGCGAGAACGAACTGGTCGTCTATGCTGAGGATGACGTCCGCTCCAACTTCCAGCCGTCAGGAAAGCAGTCGCACCAGCTCAACTCCTACGGCTGTATGTACACCCGCACGACCGGCATCTGGCAGACCGTCTGGCTGGAGGCGGTGTCGAACACCTATGCCTCTACTATAACCGTCTGGCCGGATGCGGCGAACGGTCGAGTAACGATCGAAGTCGGAGTAGACAGACCGATCGCCGGTGTCGGACTAGAGGTCCTGGTGCTCTCAGAGGGCAAGGAGATCGCGGTCGGGAGAGTCAAGCAGGCCGGCGCTCAGAACACAGTCACGCTCGATATCCGGGAACCCGTGCTCTGGCAGCCGCTCCAGCCGTTCCTGTACGACCTCCGCATCCGCCTGCTCGACGGTGAGGCGCTTGTTGACGAGGCCACGTCGTACTTCGGGCTGCGCGACGTTCGCATCGAGGGCGACCGAGTGCTGATCAACGGGAAGTCTGTATTCCAGCGGCTGATCCTCGATCAAAGCTTCTGGCCGCAGTCTATCTATACCGCGCCGACCGACGCCGAGTTGAAGGCCGACATCGAGCGGAGCATCGCCTACGGGTACAACGGGGCTCGCATGCACCAGAAGGTCTTCGAGCCGCGCTACCTCTACTGGGCGGACAAGCTCGGCTACATCGTGTGGGGCGAGTTCCCCGACTGGGGGTGCTCGGTCAAGCACCATGCTCAGTCGAGAGAGAACTTCCTTCGCGAGTGGATGGAGTCGGTCCTCCGCGACCGTAACCATCCCTCGATTATCACGTGGATGCCGCTCAACGAGGCGCACTCCAGCGGCGACAGGTATGCACCGGTTTTCTTCCAAGAGTTATACACTCTGACCCGCACGATCGATCCGTCTCGCCCGTGCATAGATGCAAGCGGTTACACCCATGTCGTGACCGACATCTGGGAGGTCCACGACTACGATCAGGACCCGAAGACCTTTGGCGAGCGCTACGCCCCGTTCGGCGAGAATCCGAACGACGAGACGGTGTCCAAGAATGACCGCGACCACGAGCCGAAGTACCAGGGACAGCCTTACATGGTCAGCGAGTACGGCGGCATCTGGTGGAATCCCGGCCAAACCGACGGCAAGGCATGGGGCTACGGCGGACGCCCGGCGAGCGAGCAGGAGTTCATCGAGCGGTACGTCGGCCTAGCGAAGGCGCTGCTAGACAACCCACACGTGGCGGGGCTCTGTTACACGCAGCTCACCGACGTCGAGCAGGAGGTCAACGGGCTTTACACTTACGACCGCAAGCCGAAGTTCCCCCCGGAGGTGCTTCGCCCTGCGCTCGACCGCAAGGCGGCCATCGAGGACTGA